The Candidatus Krumholzibacteriia bacterium genome has a window encoding:
- the pdxT gene encoding pyridoxal 5'-phosphate synthase glutaminase subunit PdxT, with amino-acid sequence MSERQVGVLALQGDFALHAELLAGLGVGVQKVRRPSELDGCDGLIVPGGESTTLRKLMARSGLDTAIVDFAREHAVLGTCAGCILLATDLVDAGGVQPLGLLDITVHRNAYGRQVDSFEAAVHSDDATVDGQVVSFIRAPRITRLGDGVEVWGAIDSEPVAVRSGRVSVSTFHPEVTRVDAWHRSWLESIG; translated from the coding sequence ATGAGCGAACGCCAGGTGGGGGTGCTGGCCCTCCAGGGTGACTTCGCGCTGCACGCCGAGCTCCTCGCGGGGCTCGGCGTCGGCGTGCAGAAGGTCCGGCGGCCGTCCGAACTCGACGGCTGCGACGGATTGATCGTTCCCGGCGGCGAGTCGACCACGCTGCGCAAGCTGATGGCGCGCAGCGGTCTCGACACGGCGATCGTCGATTTCGCCCGCGAGCACGCCGTGCTCGGCACCTGCGCCGGCTGCATCCTGCTGGCCACCGACCTCGTCGACGCCGGGGGCGTGCAGCCGCTCGGTCTGCTCGACATCACTGTCCATCGCAACGCCTACGGCCGGCAGGTCGACAGCTTCGAGGCTGCCGTGCACAGCGACGACGCGACCGTCGACGGGCAGGTGGTGTCGTTCATCCGCGCCCCGCGGATCACGCGTCTGGGCGACGGGGTCGAGGTGTGGGGCGCGATCGATTCCGAGCCGGTGGCCGTGCGATCGGGACGCGTGAGCGTGTCGACCTTCCACCCCGAGGTGACGCGCGTCGACGCCTGGCATCGGTCGTGGTTGGAGTCGATCGGCTGA
- the pdxS gene encoding pyridoxal 5'-phosphate synthase lyase subunit PdxS, whose amino-acid sequence MNTHTNGHDGASERLNVKVGLAEMLKGGVIMDVTNAEQAKIAEDAGAVAVMALERIPADIRVEGGVARMSRPRMIQDIKDTVSIPVMAKCRIGHFVEAQILEALGVDFVDESEVLTPADEAHHVDKFAFTAPFVCGCRDIGEALRRIGEGAAMIRTKGEAGTGNVVEAVRHMRAVQEGIRRIQTMREDELFHEAKNLGAPYHVVRMVHEQGKLPVPNFAAGGVATPADAAMMMQLGAESVFVGSGIFKSDDPAARAKACVDAVTYYDDPEKLLEISMDLEGAMVGLTIESIPEDEKMAARGW is encoded by the coding sequence ATGAACACACACACGAACGGTCACGATGGCGCCAGCGAGCGCCTGAACGTGAAGGTCGGCCTGGCCGAGATGCTCAAGGGCGGCGTCATCATGGACGTCACCAACGCCGAGCAGGCGAAGATCGCCGAGGATGCCGGGGCGGTCGCCGTCATGGCTCTCGAGCGCATTCCCGCCGACATCCGGGTCGAGGGCGGCGTGGCCCGCATGAGCCGCCCGCGCATGATCCAGGACATCAAGGACACCGTGTCGATCCCGGTCATGGCCAAGTGCCGGATCGGCCATTTCGTCGAGGCGCAGATCCTCGAGGCCCTCGGTGTGGACTTCGTCGACGAGAGCGAGGTCCTGACCCCGGCCGACGAGGCCCACCACGTGGACAAGTTCGCCTTCACGGCGCCTTTCGTCTGCGGCTGCCGCGACATCGGCGAGGCCCTGCGTCGCATCGGCGAGGGCGCGGCCATGATCCGCACCAAGGGCGAGGCCGGCACCGGCAACGTGGTCGAGGCCGTCCGCCACATGCGAGCCGTGCAGGAGGGCATCCGCCGGATCCAGACCATGCGCGAGGACGAGCTCTTCCACGAGGCCAAGAACCTCGGTGCGCCTTACCACGTGGTGCGCATGGTGCACGAGCAGGGCAAGCTACCGGTACCGAACTTCGCGGCCGGCGGCGTGGCCACCCCGGCCGACGCGGCCATGATGATGCAGCTCGGCGCCGAGAGCGTGTTCGTGGGCAGCGGGATCTTCAAGAGCGACGACCCCGCCGCGCGCGCCAAGGCCTGCGTGGACGCCGTGACCTACTACGACGATCCGGAGAAGCTGCTGGAGATCTCCATGGACCTCGAGGGCGCCATGGTCGGCCTGACCATCGAGTCGATCCCCGAAGACGAGAAGATGGCCGCCCGCGGCTGGTAG
- a CDS encoding T9SS type A sorting domain-containing protein has protein sequence MPGVHTTLFVTAVLVSLAVGPAARAQQAPPCSEGELIALEYFGDLVADPFEVAVIEDHLAAIRDLDPRMADVQAAALEWVPGSVMVKLTDDARADFDAGIRTGFDDLGDELGVSGYRTYTTNPWMAVYFDEPLHPERLVELYETLPEVVRAELNAVAGDASDVTRLDDTRYVFRIGSGDCPSGCIDEQFYFFEVENGTAALLAQTDAPANAPEVSLQPARPNPFNPATSIAFDLPREGRARIEVYDLRGRHVATLLDAVRPAGRDEVIWRGTDASGRAVASGVYVVRLQTEAGTDLQRVTLAK, from the coding sequence ATGCCCGGTGTGCACACCACCCTCTTCGTCACGGCCGTTCTCGTGTCGCTCGCCGTCGGCCCCGCGGCCCGCGCCCAGCAGGCACCGCCCTGCTCCGAGGGCGAGTTGATCGCCCTGGAGTACTTCGGCGATCTCGTTGCCGATCCGTTCGAGGTCGCGGTGATCGAGGACCACCTGGCCGCGATCCGCGATCTCGACCCCCGCATGGCCGACGTCCAGGCCGCGGCCCTCGAATGGGTCCCGGGCTCGGTCATGGTGAAACTCACCGACGACGCGCGTGCGGACTTCGACGCCGGCATCCGCACCGGGTTCGACGACCTGGGCGACGAACTCGGGGTATCGGGATACAGGACCTACACGACGAACCCGTGGATGGCGGTCTACTTCGACGAGCCCCTGCACCCCGAACGCCTGGTGGAATTGTACGAAACCCTTCCCGAGGTCGTCAGAGCCGAGCTCAACGCCGTCGCCGGCGACGCGAGCGACGTCACCAGGCTCGACGACACCCGCTACGTGTTCCGCATCGGCTCGGGCGACTGTCCCTCGGGATGCATCGACGAACAGTTCTACTTCTTCGAAGTGGAGAACGGCACCGCGGCACTGCTGGCGCAGACCGACGCTCCGGCGAACGCTCCCGAGGTCTCGCTGCAGCCCGCGCGGCCGAATCCGTTCAATCCAGCGACGTCGATCGCGTTCGACCTGCCGCGGGAGGGCCGGGCCAGGATCGAGGTCTACGATCTGCGCGGTCGCCACGTCGCCACGTTGCTCGACGCCGTGCGACCGGCCGGCCGCGACGAGGTCATCTGGCGCGGAACCGACGCGTCGGGCCGCGCCGTCGCCTCGGGCGTGTACGTGGTGCGTCTGCAGACCGAAGCCGGGACCGACCTGCAGCGTGTCACGCTGGCGAAGTAG
- the ftnA gene encoding non-heme ferritin, whose translation MLDSKLVDMLNDQINLEFYSSNLYLQMAAWCEWKGMPGAGRFLRQHAVEEMQHMQRLFDYVSETGALAKLGQIDEPRSEYETVREIFELTYEHEKLVTRKINELADAAFTSKDFSTFNFLQWYVSEQHEEESLFSGILDRIELIGTEGRGMFHIDRELEKLAVAEPAPEGDA comes from the coding sequence ATGCTCGACTCGAAGCTCGTCGACATGCTCAACGACCAGATCAATCTGGAGTTCTACTCGTCCAACCTGTACCTGCAGATGGCCGCGTGGTGCGAATGGAAGGGCATGCCCGGTGCCGGCCGCTTCCTCCGACAACACGCCGTCGAGGAAATGCAGCACATGCAGCGGTTGTTCGACTACGTGAGCGAGACCGGTGCCCTGGCGAAGCTCGGCCAGATCGACGAGCCGCGCTCCGAGTACGAGACCGTGCGGGAGATCTTCGAACTCACCTACGAGCACGAGAAACTCGTCACTCGCAAGATCAACGAGCTCGCCGACGCTGCGTTCACGTCGAAGGACTTCTCGACCTTCAACTTCCTGCAGTGGTACGTGTCCGAGCAGCACGAAGAGGAGAGCCTGTTCTCCGGCATCCTGGATCGCATCGAGCTGATCGGTACCGAGGGTCGCGGTATGTTCCACATCGACCGCGAACTCGAGAAGCTGGCCGTCGCCGAGCCCGCACCCGAGGGCGACGCCTGA